One Pseudomonas tolaasii NCPPB 2192 genomic window carries:
- a CDS encoding amino acid permease — protein sequence MTTPDTGFAEITHRELGLRRQLTSGQMSMIAIGGAIGTGLFMGSAYAIGYAGPSVLLSYAIGALITLLLMGCLAEMTVAHSTSGSFGAYAEFYISPLAGFLVRYAYWAAIVLAVGAEVTAVAMYMKYWFANVPEWVWIVSFSSVLILLNAISVKTFGNFEYWFSTIKISAIVGFIILAVYVVFGSGNPDYGVQNYTAHDGFFPHGLSGMWIAVIVSIFSYLSVEMIAVAAGEAADPEQAVKKAFRATIVRLVVFYLLTLALMLAIVPWNQAGQTQSPFVTVMQTIGIPGATGVMNFVILIAALSAMNSQLYITTRMMFSLSRAGFAPKAMGALSKSGIPLNALLLSSSGIALATLLNVVYPESSFTLMMAISMFGAIFTWFMIFLTHFFFRRYRKRHGGPALSFQLRLFPYSTLLGLVLMGAVMITTYFTEAFKMTLVFGVPFLLILSAVYYGFFRKGRAKASNKALA from the coding sequence GTGACCACGCCAGACACCGGCTTTGCAGAGATCACCCACCGCGAACTGGGCCTGAGGCGCCAGCTCACTTCCGGCCAGATGAGCATGATCGCCATCGGTGGCGCCATCGGTACTGGGCTGTTCATGGGCAGCGCCTACGCCATCGGTTACGCCGGGCCCAGCGTGCTGCTGAGCTACGCCATCGGCGCGCTGATTACCTTGTTGTTGATGGGCTGCCTGGCAGAGATGACGGTAGCGCATTCCACCTCGGGTTCGTTTGGCGCCTACGCCGAGTTCTACATCAGCCCGCTGGCCGGGTTCCTGGTGCGTTACGCCTATTGGGCGGCGATTGTGCTGGCGGTGGGCGCCGAGGTCACGGCGGTGGCGATGTACATGAAGTACTGGTTTGCCAACGTGCCGGAGTGGGTGTGGATTGTGTCGTTTTCCAGCGTCCTGATCCTGCTCAACGCGATCAGCGTGAAGACCTTCGGCAACTTCGAATACTGGTTTTCCACGATCAAGATCAGCGCCATCGTCGGCTTCATCATCCTCGCCGTGTACGTGGTGTTTGGTTCCGGCAACCCTGACTACGGCGTGCAGAACTACACGGCCCACGACGGTTTTTTCCCCCATGGCCTGAGCGGCATGTGGATCGCGGTGATCGTGTCGATCTTCAGCTACCTCAGCGTGGAGATGATCGCCGTGGCCGCCGGTGAAGCGGCCGACCCGGAACAGGCGGTGAAAAAAGCCTTCCGCGCGACCATCGTGCGCCTGGTGGTGTTCTACCTGCTGACCCTGGCGCTGATGCTCGCTATCGTGCCGTGGAACCAGGCCGGGCAGACTCAGAGCCCGTTTGTCACGGTGATGCAGACCATCGGCATTCCCGGCGCCACCGGGGTGATGAATTTCGTGATTCTGATCGCGGCGCTGTCGGCGATGAACAGCCAGCTCTACATCACCACACGCATGATGTTCAGCCTGTCCCGTGCGGGGTTTGCCCCCAAAGCGATGGGCGCGCTGAGCAAAAGCGGCATTCCGTTGAACGCGCTGCTGCTGTCCAGCTCGGGCATCGCCCTGGCGACGCTGTTGAACGTGGTGTACCCGGAAAGCTCGTTCACTTTGATGATGGCGATCTCGATGTTCGGCGCGATCTTCACCTGGTTCATGATCTTCCTCACGCATTTCTTCTTCCGCCGTTACCGCAAGCGCCACGGCGGGCCGGCGCTGTCGTTCCAACTGCGGTTGTTTCCGTACAGCACCTTGCTGGGGCTGGTGTTGATGGGCGCGGTGATGATCACCACTTATTTCACCGAGGCGTTCAAGATGACCCTGGTGTTTGGTGTGCCGTTCCTGCTGATCCTGTCGGCGGTGTACTACGGGTTCTTCCGCAAGGGCAGGGCCAAGGCGTCGAACAAGGCTTTGGCGTAA
- the kynU gene encoding kynureninase, producing MTTRSHCQALDARDPLAPLRQQFALPEGVIYLDGNSLGARPLAALARAQQVISDEWGNGLIRSWNSAGWAELSLRLGNRLAPLIGARDGEVAITDTTSINLFKVLSAALSVQRQRQPKRKVIVSEASNFPTDLYIAEGLAELLQQGYSLRLVNRPDELPQAIDADVAVVMLTHVNYKTGYMYDMQALTALTHECGALSIWDLAHSAGAVPIDLHAACADYAIGCTYKYLNGGPGSQAFVWVNPALVDVVRQPLSGWFGHTRQFAMEPAYAPSAGIARYLCGTQPITSLAMVECGLEIFAQTDMASLRAKSLALTDLFIALVEARCAAHELVLITPREHARRGSHVSFEHPEGYAVVQALIARGVIGDYREPRIMRFGFTPLYTSFTEVFDAVEILGEILDNGTWDQPQFKVRNSVT from the coding sequence ATGACCACTCGCAGCCATTGCCAAGCCCTTGATGCCAGGGACCCGTTGGCGCCTTTGCGTCAGCAGTTCGCGTTGCCGGAGGGCGTGATCTACCTCGACGGCAACTCCCTCGGCGCACGCCCGTTGGCGGCGCTGGCGCGGGCGCAGCAGGTGATCAGCGATGAGTGGGGCAATGGGTTGATTCGCAGCTGGAACAGCGCTGGCTGGGCGGAGTTGTCCTTGCGCCTGGGTAATCGCCTGGCGCCGCTGATCGGTGCGCGCGACGGCGAAGTGGCGATCACCGATACCACCTCGATCAACCTGTTCAAGGTGCTCAGCGCCGCATTGAGCGTGCAGCGCCAACGCCAGCCCAAGCGCAAGGTGATCGTCAGCGAGGCGAGCAATTTCCCTACCGACCTGTACATCGCCGAAGGCCTGGCCGAGTTGCTGCAACAGGGTTACTCGCTGCGCCTGGTCAACCGTCCGGACGAGCTGCCGCAGGCCATCGACGCCGACGTGGCGGTGGTGATGCTCACCCACGTCAACTACAAGACCGGCTACATGTACGACATGCAGGCCCTCACCGCGCTGACTCACGAATGCGGCGCCCTGAGTATCTGGGACCTGGCGCACTCGGCGGGTGCGGTGCCCATCGACCTGCACGCGGCTTGCGCCGATTACGCGATTGGCTGCACCTACAAATACCTCAACGGCGGGCCGGGCTCCCAGGCGTTTGTGTGGGTCAACCCGGCGTTGGTGGACGTGGTGCGTCAGCCGTTGTCGGGTTGGTTCGGGCACACGCGGCAGTTCGCCATGGAGCCTGCCTATGCGCCGAGCGCCGGCATCGCGCGCTACCTGTGCGGCACCCAGCCGATTACCTCGTTGGCGATGGTTGAGTGCGGCCTGGAGATTTTTGCCCAGACCGATATGGCCAGCCTGCGCGCAAAATCCCTGGCGCTCACCGACCTGTTTATCGCCTTGGTAGAAGCTCGCTGCGCCGCCCACGAACTGGTGTTGATCACCCCGCGCGAACACGCCAGACGTGGCAGCCATGTGAGCTTCGAACACCCTGAAGGGTATGCGGTGGTTCAGGCCCTGATCGCCCGTGGCGTGATCGGCGATTACCGCGAGCCGCGCATCATGCGGTTCGGGTTTACGCCGTTGTACACAAGCTTCACCGAGGTATTCGACGCCGTGGAAATCCTCGGTGAAATCCTCGACAACGGCACCTGGGACCAACCGCAATTCAAAGTCCGCAACAGCGTTACTTAA
- a CDS encoding Lrp/AsnC family transcriptional regulator, which produces MILDATDLRLLHFLQQDGRISNQELAEKVALSPSACLRRLRLLESEGIISGYRAVLNAEQLGIELEAIVHLSLRQDVEDWHETFIKKVQGWPEVASAYVITGASNYVLRVQARNLKHFSDFIVNHLNRTAGVVDIRSEIVLQKIKDRDEVLDLVIRK; this is translated from the coding sequence ATGATTCTCGACGCCACCGACCTGCGCCTCCTGCATTTCCTGCAACAGGATGGCCGTATCAGCAACCAGGAACTGGCGGAAAAAGTCGCGCTGTCGCCCTCCGCCTGCCTGCGCCGTTTGCGCCTGCTGGAGAGCGAGGGAATCATCAGCGGCTACCGCGCAGTGCTGAATGCCGAGCAGTTGGGGATCGAGCTGGAGGCCATCGTGCACTTGTCGCTGCGCCAGGATGTGGAGGACTGGCACGAGACGTTCATCAAGAAGGTGCAGGGCTGGCCCGAGGTGGCCAGTGCGTACGTGATCACCGGCGCGAGCAACTATGTGTTGCGGGTGCAGGCGCGGAATTTGAAGCATTTTTCGGACTTTATCGTGAACCACCTGAACCGCACGGCGGGGGTGGTGGATATTCGCTCGGAGATCGTGCTGCAGAAGATCAAGGATCGGGATGAGGTGTTGGATCTGGTCATCCGCAAGTAA
- the catA gene encoding catechol 1,2-dioxygenase produces the protein MSIRISQTAHAQRFLEEASGNLNDSGNPRAKALIYRILRDTVNIIEDLEVTPEEFWKAVNYLNELGKNQEAGLLAAGLGLEHYLDLLMDAADEEAGKSGGTPRTIEGPLYVAGAPLSQYEARLDDGTDAAVPLFMRGQVRDTQGKPLAGAIVDVWQANTGGTYSWFDPAQSEFNLRRRIQTDAQGNYRFRSIVPSGYGCPPTGPTQQLLDQLGRHGQRPAHIHFFISAPGHRHLTTQINLSDDPYLHDDFAYATRDELIAEIRFSDDLQLAREFGVEGRFAQIEFDFELQPAAAPVEQKRMQRVRALED, from the coding sequence ATGTCCATCCGGATTTCCCAGACTGCCCACGCCCAGCGCTTTCTCGAAGAAGCCAGCGGCAACCTCAACGACAGCGGCAACCCGCGCGCCAAGGCGCTGATTTACCGGATCCTGCGGGACACGGTGAACATCATCGAAGACCTGGAAGTGACCCCGGAAGAGTTCTGGAAGGCGGTCAATTACCTCAATGAGCTGGGCAAAAACCAGGAAGCCGGTTTGCTCGCGGCCGGATTGGGCCTGGAGCATTACCTGGACTTGCTGATGGACGCCGCTGACGAAGAGGCCGGCAAATCCGGCGGCACCCCGCGCACCATCGAAGGCCCGTTGTATGTGGCCGGTGCGCCGTTGAGCCAGTACGAAGCGCGACTGGATGACGGCACGGATGCCGCCGTGCCGCTGTTCATGCGCGGGCAGGTGCGCGACACGCAAGGCAAACCGTTGGCGGGGGCGATTGTGGATGTGTGGCAGGCCAATACCGGCGGCACCTATTCGTGGTTTGACCCGGCGCAATCCGAGTTCAACCTGCGCCGTCGCATCCAAACCGATGCCCAGGGCAACTACCGTTTTCGCAGCATCGTGCCGTCGGGTTACGGCTGCCCGCCGACCGGCCCGACCCAGCAGTTGCTCGACCAACTGGGGCGCCACGGCCAGCGTCCGGCGCACATTCACTTCTTCATCTCGGCACCGGGGCATCGACACCTGACCACGCAGATCAACCTGTCGGATGACCCGTACCTGCATGATGATTTTGCCTATGCGACGCGGGATGAGTTGATTGCCGAAATTCGCTTCAGCGACGACCTGCAGTTGGCGCGGGAATTTGGCGTGGAAGGGCGGTTTGCGCAGATTGAGTTTGACTTTGAGTTGCAGCCAGCGGCGGCGCCGGTAGAGCAGAAGCGCATGCAGCGCGTACGCGCCCTCGAAGACTAA
- the catC gene encoding muconolactone Delta-isomerase yields the protein MLFHVKMTVNLPLDMHPERAAVLKAEEKALAQRLQQEGKWRHLWRIAGHYANYSVFDVGSVQELHDLLMQLPLFPYMAIEVNALCRHPSSIHEDDR from the coding sequence ATGTTGTTCCACGTAAAAATGACCGTGAACCTGCCACTCGACATGCACCCCGAGCGTGCGGCGGTTTTGAAAGCCGAAGAGAAAGCCCTCGCGCAACGCCTGCAACAGGAAGGCAAATGGCGCCACCTGTGGCGCATCGCCGGGCACTACGCCAACTACAGCGTGTTCGACGTGGGCAGCGTGCAGGAACTGCACGACCTGCTGATGCAACTGCCGCTGTTCCCCTACATGGCCATCGAAGTCAACGCGCTGTGCCGCCACCCTTCGTCGATCCATGAGGACGACCGCTGA
- a CDS encoding muconate cycloisomerase family protein, whose protein sequence is MPICAIESIDTIIVDLPTIRPHKLAMHTLQHQTLVIIRLRCADGIEGIGEATTIGGLSYGNESPDSIKINIDRHFAPLLIGQDASNINAAMLRLERSIRGNTFAKSGIESALLDALGKRLNLPVSELLGGRVRDALPVAWTLASGNTEQDIAEAEKMLDLRRHRLFKLKIGAGDASRDLAHVIAIKKALGERASVRVDVNQAWDEAVALRACKVLSDNGVDLIEQPISRNNRGGMARLNLSSPAPIMADESIECVEDAFNLAREGAASVFALKIAKNGGPRAVLRTAAIAEAAGIGLYGGTMLEGGIGTLASAHAFLTLNKLAWGTELFGPLLLTEDILAEPPVYRDFELHVSTVPGLGLAIDEERLAFFRRDKH, encoded by the coding sequence ATGCCGATTTGCGCCATCGAGTCGATCGACACGATCATCGTCGACCTCCCGACCATCCGCCCGCACAAGCTGGCGATGCACACCCTGCAACACCAGACGCTGGTGATCATCCGCCTGCGTTGCGCCGATGGCATTGAAGGCATCGGCGAGGCCACCACCATCGGTGGCCTGAGCTACGGCAACGAAAGCCCTGACAGCATCAAAATCAATATCGACCGCCACTTCGCGCCGCTGCTGATCGGCCAGGATGCGAGCAATATCAACGCGGCGATGTTGCGCCTGGAACGCAGTATTCGCGGCAACACCTTTGCCAAGTCCGGTATCGAAAGTGCCTTGCTCGATGCGCTGGGCAAACGCCTGAATCTGCCGGTCAGCGAACTGCTCGGCGGCCGCGTGCGCGATGCCTTGCCAGTGGCCTGGACCCTGGCCAGCGGCAACACTGAGCAAGACATTGCCGAGGCGGAAAAGATGCTTGACCTGCGCCGTCACCGCCTCTTCAAGTTGAAGATCGGCGCCGGTGATGCCAGCCGTGATCTGGCCCATGTGATTGCGATCAAAAAAGCTTTGGGCGAGCGCGCCAGTGTGCGTGTGGACGTTAACCAGGCCTGGGATGAAGCCGTGGCCCTGCGCGCGTGCAAGGTACTTAGTGACAACGGCGTCGACCTGATTGAGCAACCGATTTCGCGCAACAACCGCGGCGGCATGGCGCGGCTCAACCTGTCGAGCCCGGCGCCGATCATGGCCGATGAGTCTATCGAATGCGTGGAAGACGCCTTCAACCTGGCCCGCGAAGGTGCGGCCTCGGTGTTTGCGCTGAAGATCGCCAAAAACGGCGGCCCGCGTGCGGTGTTGCGCACGGCGGCGATTGCCGAAGCGGCGGGCATCGGCCTGTACGGCGGCACCATGCTCGAAGGCGGCATTGGCACGCTGGCCTCGGCGCATGCGTTTCTCACGCTGAACAAACTGGCGTGGGGCACCGAGCTGTTCGGCCCGTTGTTGCTGACTGAAGACATCCTCGCCGAGCCACCGGTGTATCGCGATTTTGAGCTGCACGTGTCCACCGTGCCGGGCCTGGGCCTGGCCATTGATGAAGAGCGCCTGGCGTTCTTTCGCCGCGACAAACACTAA
- a CDS encoding LysR family transcriptional regulator: MELRHLRYFQVLGETLNFTRAAERLHIAQPPLSRQIQQLEDELGVMLLERGRPLRLTEAGRFFYDHCNVLLEQLGKVCDNTRRIGLGEKTWLGIGFAPSTLYGVLPELIRRLRNHEALELELGLSEMTTLQQVEALKAGRIDVGFGRIRIDDPAIVQRVLVEDRLVAVLPAGHPLLDAPATLAQLAAEPFVLYPGNPRPSYADHVIALFDAHGLSLKVAQWTNELQTAIGLVGAGMGVTLVPASVQVLHRADIGYTPIVEATATSPIILSRRMNDQSPGLGHCLQLVEELI; this comes from the coding sequence ATGGAACTGCGTCACTTGCGCTATTTTCAGGTGCTGGGTGAAACCCTCAACTTCACCCGCGCAGCCGAACGCCTGCACATCGCCCAGCCGCCGTTGAGTCGGCAGATCCAGCAACTGGAAGATGAGTTGGGCGTGATGTTGCTCGAGCGTGGTCGGCCGCTGCGGCTGACCGAGGCCGGGCGGTTTTTTTATGACCACTGCAATGTGCTGCTCGAACAGCTGGGCAAGGTCTGCGACAACACACGGCGCATCGGCCTGGGCGAAAAGACCTGGCTCGGCATCGGCTTTGCGCCCTCGACCCTGTACGGCGTGCTGCCGGAATTGATCCGGCGGCTGCGCAACCATGAGGCGTTGGAACTGGAGTTGGGCTTGTCGGAAATGACCACGTTGCAGCAGGTCGAAGCACTCAAGGCCGGGCGCATCGATGTGGGCTTCGGGCGCATTCGCATCGACGACCCGGCCATCGTCCAGCGTGTGCTGGTGGAGGACCGACTGGTCGCCGTGCTGCCCGCCGGCCACCCGCTGCTGGACGCCCCCGCCACCCTCGCCCAATTGGCCGCCGAGCCGTTTGTGCTGTACCCCGGCAACCCGCGCCCCAGCTATGCCGACCATGTGATCGCACTGTTCGACGCGCACGGTTTGAGCCTCAAGGTGGCGCAGTGGACCAACGAGTTGCAAACGGCCATCGGGCTGGTGGGCGCGGGAATGGGCGTGACGCTGGTACCGGCGTCGGTGCAGGTGCTGCACCGGGCGGATATTGGCTACACGCCGATTGTGGAGGCCACGGCGACCTCGCCGATTATTTTGAGCCGTCGGATGAATGACCAGTCGCCGGGGCTTGGTCATTGTTTGCAACTGGTGGAAGAGCTGATCTGA
- a CDS encoding AraC family transcriptional regulator produces the protein MSSHTREIHIQRFDLEGACSWMSGICGPHRLATATPERLRFHHSANVFKSRATTLGVIEYGTDVTIGIEDAERFSSYSLSLPLVGEQELSKGGERLSSNRDQGVILAPNEHQVLAISGDCRKLQVVITRAAMSESLEGLLQRPLEAPLRFEPVMDAVGGASASWWRMARYFIAELEHGSELYEQAAFTRDLESSLIKGLILAQPNNYSEELRDVLGVKLPHYLIRARRFIHAHAREAVHLEDLEAAAGVSRFKLFEAFRKYFALSPMAYLKKYRLGAVRQEMLEQGSTRTISEIALGWGFTHLGRFSAEYRKLFDESPSQTLQRKRLRSL, from the coding sequence ATGAGTAGCCATACACGCGAAATCCATATTCAACGCTTCGACCTGGAAGGCGCCTGCAGCTGGATGTCCGGCATCTGCGGCCCGCATCGGCTGGCGACGGCCACACCCGAGCGCCTGCGCTTTCACCACAGTGCCAACGTGTTCAAATCCCGCGCCACGACGCTGGGCGTGATCGAGTACGGCACCGACGTGACCATCGGCATTGAGGATGCCGAGCGTTTCAGCAGCTACAGCCTGAGCCTGCCGCTGGTGGGCGAACAGGAGTTGAGCAAGGGCGGCGAGCGCCTGAGCTCCAACCGTGATCAAGGCGTGATCCTGGCGCCCAATGAACACCAGGTGCTGGCGATTTCCGGTGACTGTCGCAAGTTGCAGGTGGTCATTACCCGGGCGGCGATGAGCGAGTCGCTGGAAGGCTTGCTGCAACGTCCCCTCGAGGCGCCGCTGCGTTTTGAACCCGTGATGGACGCGGTGGGTGGTGCGTCGGCGTCGTGGTGGCGCATGGCGCGTTATTTCATCGCCGAACTGGAACACGGCAGCGAGTTATACGAGCAGGCGGCCTTTACCCGCGACCTGGAAAGCTCGCTGATCAAGGGGTTGATCCTCGCCCAGCCGAACAACTATTCGGAGGAATTGCGCGACGTACTCGGCGTGAAACTGCCGCATTATTTGATCCGTGCGCGCCGGTTTATCCACGCCCATGCCCGTGAGGCGGTGCATCTGGAAGACCTGGAAGCGGCGGCTGGCGTGTCGCGGTTCAAGCTGTTCGAGGCTTTTCGCAAATACTTTGCGCTGTCGCCCATGGCGTATTTGAAGAAGTACCGGCTGGGGGCTGTGCGTCAGGAAATGCTGGAGCAGGGCTCTACCCGCACCATCTCTGAAATCGCCTTGGGTTGGGGGTTTACCCATTTGGGACGGTTTTCGGCGGAGTATCGCAAGCTGTTCGACGAGTCGCCGAGCCAGACGCTGCAACGCAAGCGCCTGCGCAGCCTTTGA
- the antA gene encoding anthranilate 1,2-dioxygenase large subunit: MSGAKSVEQWKTFIEGCLDFRPVDEVFRIARDMFTEPELFDLEMELIFEKNWIYACHESELANNHDFVTMRAGRQPMIITRDGEGQLNALINACQHRGTTLTRVGKGNQSTFTCPFHAWCYKSDGRLVKVKAPGEYPEGFDKATRGLKKARIESYKGFVFISLDVKGTDRLEDFLGDAKVFFDMMVAQSATGELEVLPGKSAYTYDGNWKLQNENGLDGYHVSTVHYNYVATVQHRQQVNSENGTGPGTTLDYSKLGAGDANTDDGWFAFNNGHSVLFSDMPNPTVRSGYATIMPRLVQEHGQQKAEWMMHRLRNLNIYPNLFFLDQISSQLRIIRPVAWNKTEIISQCLGVKNESDADRENRIRQFEDFFNVSGMGTPDDLVEFREAQRGFQGRLERWSDISRGSHRWETGPTPNSEALGIQPAMTGTEFTHEGLYVNQHRNWQQFLLKGLDKQALTVREVE; this comes from the coding sequence ATGAGTGGTGCAAAAAGCGTCGAGCAGTGGAAAACGTTTATCGAAGGCTGCCTGGATTTTCGGCCTGTGGACGAAGTGTTCCGCATTGCGCGAGACATGTTCACCGAGCCCGAGCTGTTTGATCTGGAAATGGAACTGATCTTCGAGAAAAACTGGATCTACGCCTGCCACGAAAGCGAATTGGCGAATAACCACGACTTTGTGACGATGCGCGCCGGGCGCCAGCCCATGATCATCACCCGCGATGGCGAGGGCCAGCTCAATGCGCTGATCAACGCCTGCCAGCATCGCGGCACCACCCTCACCCGCGTGGGCAAGGGCAACCAGTCGACCTTCACCTGCCCGTTCCATGCCTGGTGCTACAAAAGCGACGGGCGACTGGTGAAGGTCAAGGCGCCGGGGGAATACCCGGAAGGGTTCGACAAAGCCACGCGCGGCCTGAAAAAAGCACGCATCGAGAGCTACAAGGGCTTTGTATTTATCAGCCTGGACGTGAAGGGCACCGACCGCCTGGAAGACTTCCTGGGCGACGCCAAAGTGTTTTTCGACATGATGGTCGCGCAGTCCGCCACCGGCGAGCTTGAGGTACTGCCGGGCAAATCCGCCTACACCTACGACGGCAACTGGAAGCTGCAAAACGAAAACGGGCTGGACGGGTATCACGTGAGCACCGTGCACTACAACTACGTGGCCACGGTGCAGCACCGCCAGCAAGTGAACAGCGAAAACGGCACCGGCCCAGGCACCACGCTGGACTACAGCAAACTCGGCGCGGGCGACGCGAATACCGATGACGGCTGGTTCGCCTTCAACAATGGTCACAGCGTGCTGTTCAGCGACATGCCCAACCCGACGGTGCGCTCCGGCTACGCCACCATCATGCCGCGCCTGGTGCAGGAGCACGGCCAGCAGAAAGCCGAATGGATGATGCACCGTCTGCGCAACCTGAATATCTACCCGAACCTGTTCTTCCTCGATCAGATCAGCTCGCAACTGCGCATCATCCGCCCCGTAGCGTGGAACAAGACCGAGATCATCAGCCAGTGTTTGGGCGTGAAGAACGAATCCGATGCCGACCGCGAAAATCGCATCCGCCAGTTCGAGGATTTCTTCAACGTGTCGGGCATGGGCACGCCGGATGACCTGGTGGAGTTCCGCGAAGCCCAACGCGGCTTCCAGGGGCGGCTGGAGCGCTGGAGCGACATCTCGCGTGGCAGCCACCGCTGGGAAACCGGGCCCACGCCCAACAGCGAAGCCCTCGGCATCCAGCCCGCCATGACCGGCACCGAATTCACCCATGAAGGGCTGTACGTCAACCAGCACCGCAACTGGCAGCAGTTCCTGCTCAAGGGTTTGGACAAACAGGCGCTGACAGTGCGGGAGGTGGAATGA
- the antB gene encoding anthranilate 1,2-dioxygenase small subunit codes for MNAQLQYRIEQFFYRKSELCDAQDWDAYVQLFDPQSEFHLPQWDSEHVFTRDPKREMSLIYYANRSGLEDRVFRLRTGKAASATPMPRTLHLINNVRVAEQPDGTLQVRLNWHTLFYRLATSEQFYGHATYSLKPSGDSWLITRKHALLLNDTINSVLDFYHL; via the coding sequence ATGAATGCCCAATTGCAGTACCGCATTGAGCAATTTTTCTACCGCAAATCCGAGCTGTGCGACGCCCAGGACTGGGATGCGTATGTGCAGCTGTTCGACCCGCAGAGCGAATTCCACCTGCCGCAATGGGACTCGGAACACGTCTTCACCCGCGACCCCAAGCGCGAGATGTCGCTGATCTACTACGCCAACCGCTCGGGCCTTGAAGACCGGGTATTTCGCCTGCGCACCGGCAAGGCTGCCTCAGCCACCCCGATGCCGCGCACCTTGCACCTGATCAACAACGTGCGCGTGGCCGAACAGCCGGATGGAACGCTGCAAGTGCGGCTGAACTGGCACACGCTGTTCTATCGCCTGGCCACGTCGGAGCAGTTCTACGGGCACGCCACCTACAGCCTCAAGCCGAGTGGCGACAGCTGGCTGATCACCCGCAAGCACGCGTTGTTGCTCAACGACACCATCAACTCGGTGCTGGATTTCTATCACCTCTAA
- the antC gene encoding anthranilate 1,2-dioxygenase electron transfer component AntC translates to MNHKVAFSFADGKTLFFPVGANEILLDAALRHGIKIPLDCREGVCGTCQGRCESGEYTQDYVDEEALSSLDLQQRKMLSCQTRVKSDAAFYFDFDSSLCNAPGPVQVRGTVSAVQQVSASTAILQVQLEHPLDFLPGQYARLSVPGTDSWRSYSFANLPGNPLQFLVRLLPDGVMSNYLRERCQVGDALLMEAPLGAFYLRHVSKPLVLVAGGTGLSALLGMLDELAASGCNQPVHLYYGVRGAEDLCEATRIAAYASKIPDFRYTEVLSAPPPEWPGKRGYLTEHFDLAELRDRSADMYLCGPRPMVESVQQWLADQALDGVQLYYEKFTQSNI, encoded by the coding sequence ATGAATCACAAAGTGGCCTTCAGTTTTGCCGACGGCAAGACCCTGTTTTTTCCGGTGGGCGCGAATGAAATCCTGCTGGATGCCGCGTTGCGCCATGGCATCAAGATCCCGCTCGATTGCCGTGAAGGCGTATGCGGCACCTGCCAGGGCCGTTGCGAGTCCGGCGAGTACACCCAGGATTATGTGGACGAAGAAGCCCTCTCCAGCCTCGACCTGCAACAACGCAAAATGCTCAGTTGCCAAACTCGGGTCAAATCCGACGCGGCGTTTTACTTCGATTTTGATTCCAGCCTGTGCAATGCGCCGGGCCCGGTGCAGGTGCGCGGCACGGTGAGCGCGGTGCAGCAGGTATCGGCCAGCACGGCGATCCTGCAGGTGCAGTTGGAACACCCGCTGGATTTTCTGCCCGGCCAATATGCCCGTCTGTCGGTTCCCGGCACCGACAGTTGGCGGTCGTACTCTTTCGCCAACCTTCCGGGCAACCCGTTGCAGTTTCTGGTGCGCCTGTTACCCGACGGCGTGATGAGCAACTACCTGCGCGAGCGCTGCCAGGTCGGCGATGCGCTTTTAATGGAAGCGCCACTGGGCGCGTTTTACCTGCGCCATGTGAGCAAACCGCTGGTGCTGGTGGCGGGCGGTACCGGGCTGTCAGCCTTGCTGGGCATGCTCGACGAGCTGGCCGCCAGCGGCTGCAACCAGCCCGTGCATCTGTATTACGGCGTGCGGGGTGCCGAGGATTTGTGCGAGGCCACTCGCATTGCAGCCTACGCGTCGAAAATTCCCGACTTTCGTTACACCGAAGTGCTGAGCGCGCCCCCGCCCGAGTGGCCCGGCAAGCGCGGTTACCTCACCGAACATTTCGACCTGGCCGAATTGCGGGACAGATCGGCGGATATGTACCTGTGCGGCCCCCGTCCAATGGTCGAATCCGTCCAGCAATGGCTGGCAGATCAGGCACTTGATGGCGTTCAGCTGTATTACGAAAAGTTTACGCAGAGTAATATCTGA